The Caenorhabditis elegans chromosome II genome has a segment encoding these proteins:
- the mac-1 gene encoding Protein mac-1 (Confirmed by transcript evidence), with translation MPGGMGFPSDPALLPRVQAHIRKFPGTKYFKPELVAYDLQQEHPEYQRKNHKVFMGMVREALERIQLVAKEENDEKMEEKEAMDDVQEIPIVKALETRKRKAPAAGRKSTGQAAAAKEVVLSDDSEDERAARQLEKQIESLKTNRANKTVLNLYTKKSAPSTPVSTPKNQATKKPPGASAAPPALPRGLGAVSDTISPRESHVKFEHIGGADRQFLEVCRLAMHLKRPKTFATLGVDPPRGFIVHGPPGCGKTMFAQAVAGELAIPMLQLAATELVSGVSGETEEKIRRLFDTAKQNSPCILILDDIDAIAPRRETAQREMERRVVSQLCSSLDELVLPPREKPLKDQLTFGDDGSVAIIGDSPTAAGAGVLVIGTTSRPDAVDGGLRRAGRFENEISLGIPDETAREKILEKICKVNLAGDVTLKQIAKLTPGYVGADLQALIREAAKVAIDRVFDTIVVKNEGHKNLTVEQIKEELDRVLAWLQGDDDPSALSELNGGLQISFEDFERALSTIQPAAKREGFATVPDVSWDDIGALVEVRKQLEWSILYPIKRADDFAALGIDCRPQGILLCGPPGCGKTLLAKAVANETGMNFISVKGPELLNMYVGESERAVRTVFQRARDSQPCVIFFDEIDALVPKRSHGESSGGARLVNQLLTEMDGVEGRQKVFLIGATNRPDIVDAAILRPGRLDKILFVDFPSVEDRVDILRKSTKNGTRPMLGEDIDFHEIAQLPELAGFTGADLAALIHESSLLALQARVLENDESVKGVGMRHFREAASRIRPSVTEADRKKYEHMKKIYGLKQATPPSV, from the exons atgcctGGCGGAATGGGTTTTCCTAGTGATCCGGCACTTTTGCCACGTGTACAGGCTCACATTCGAAAGTTTCCCGGTACAAAATACTTTAAGCCGGAGCTTGTCGCCTACGATTTGCAGCAAGAGCATCC agaataccaacgaaaaaatcacaaagtcTTTATGGGAATGGTGCGTGAAGCCTTGGAACGAATTCAGCTTGTCGCAAAAGaggaaaatgacgaaaaaatggaagaaaaagagGCGATGGACGATGTACAGGAGATTCCAATTGTAAAAGCACTCGAGACACGGAAACGGAAGGCTCCGGCTGCTGGGAGGAAGAGCACAGG ccaagcCGCCGCCGCCAAGGAAGTAGTGCTCAGCGACGATAGCGAGGACGAACGAGCCGCCCGTCAGctcgaaaaacaaattgaatcgCTCAAAACCAATCGGGCCAATAAGACCGTCCTCAATCTCTACACGAAAAAATCTGCTCCGAGCACTCCCGTTTCTACTCCGAAGAATCAAGCCACAAAGAAGCCTCCAGGAGCTTCTGCTGCTCCACCAGCTCTTCCACGTGGGCTCGGAGCCGTCAGCGACACGATCAGCCCGCGCGAGTCCCACGTGAAATTCGAGCACATTGGTGGAGCAGATCGCCAATTTCTTGAAGTTTGCCGGCTCGCAATGCACCTCAAACGTCCGAAAACCTTTGCCACACTGGGCGTCGACCCACCACGTGGATTTATTGTTCACGGACCGCCCGGATGTGGGAAGACAATGTTCGCGCAGGCGGTGGCCGGTGAGCTCGCGATTCCGATGCTCCAACTAGCGGCGACGGAGCTCGTGTCGGGAGTGTCTGGAGAGACGGAGGAGAAGATTCGCCGGCTTTTCGATACGGCCAAACAGAATAGTCCGTGTATTCTGATTCTTGATGATATTGATGCGATTGCACCGCGTCGGGAGACGGCGCAACGGGAAATGGAGCGGAGGGTTGTTAGTCAGTTGTGCAGTTCGTTGGATG aacTGGTACTTCCACCACGCGAAAAACCACTCAAAGATCAGCTAACATTCGGAGACGACGGCAGTGTAGCCATCATTGGAGACTCCCCGACTGCAGCTGGCGCCGGTGTTCTCGTAATTGGTACCACCTCCCGACCGGACGCCGTCGATGGAGGACTCCGACGAGCTGGACGCTTCGAAAATGAGATTTCGCTGGGAATCCCAGATGAGACAGCACGGGAGAAGATTCTGGAGAAAATATGTAAAGTGAACCTGGCCGGTGATGTGACACTGAAACAGATCGCCAAGCTCACGCCAGGCTACGTTGGAGCTGATCTTCAGGCACTGATCCGTGAAGCCGCCAAAGTTGCCATAGATCGAGTCTTCGATACGATCGTTGTCAAGAACGAGGGACACAAGAATCTGACCGTGGAGCAGATCAAGGAAGAGCTCGATCGGGTGCTCGCCTGGCTTCAAGGAGACGATGATCCATCGGCTCTATCGGAGCTCAACGGCGGGCTTCAAATCTCGTTTGAGGACTTTGAACGGGCTCTCTCGACGATTCAACCGGCGGCGAAGCGTGAAGGATTTGCGACGGTGCCTGATGTTTCTTGGGATGATATTGGAGCACTGGTGGAGGTGCGGAAGCAGTTGGAATGGAGCATTTTGTATCCGATTAAGAGAGCCGATGACTTTGCGGCTCTGGGAATTGACTGCAGGCCTCAGGGTATCCTGCTCTGCGGGCCGCCGGGCTGTGGAAAGACCCTACTAGCCAAGGCGGTGGCTAATGAGACGGGCATGAACTTTATCTCGGTGAAAGGCCCTGAATTATTGAATATGTATGTTGGAGAATCGGAAAGAGCCGTCAGAACGGTGTTCCAACGGGCTCGAGACTCCCAACCGTGTGTCATCTTCTTTGATGAGATTGATGCTCTTGTGCCGAAGAGATCGCATGGGGAGAGCTCTGGTGGAGCACGGCTTGTGAATCAGTTGCTCACTGAGATGGATGGTGTCGAGGGGAGACAGAAGGTTTTTCTGATTGGAGCCACTAATCGGCCGG ACATTGTCGACGCGGCAATTCTCCGTCCAGGACGTCTCGACAAAATTCTATTCGTAGACTTCCCGTCAGTCGAGGATCGTGTCGATATTCTCCGAAAAAGCACGAAAAACGGAACTCGGCCGATGCTCGGCGAGGATATCGATTTTCACGAAATTGCTCAGCTTCCAGAACTTGCCGGTTTCAC cggcgCCGATCTGGCGGCTCTCATCCACGAATCGTCGCTTCTTGCACTACAAGCCAGAGTTTTAGAG